Proteins from one Rhizobium bangladeshense genomic window:
- a CDS encoding ABC transporter ATP-binding protein, translating into MAHIELKGITKTFGNHTALKNLNIDIADGEFFVLLGQTGAGKTTTLRLIAGLEKPTAGQIYIDGHDVADWGAAERDVALVLQQYSLYPRYTVRENLEFPLKSRIRRIEPQEIKERVARVAKTLRIEHLLDRKTDRLSGGEMQRVSIGRAIVRKPRVFLMDEPLSALDAKLREALRTELKNLQMNLGATFLFVTHDQIEAMSMGDKIGVLNNGQLVQTGTPQEIYRNPVNTFVARAVGSPPMNLIAGTLAGGEAVANEGYRLPLGNGHGFATDGRPLTFGIRPEDIFLDSGAPGEARVHDVENHGVEKIVTLRTGERFIHATVPTQTALRIEDTVRFSWNPEKVVLFDAGSGVSLRHAG; encoded by the coding sequence ATGGCGCATATCGAACTCAAGGGCATTACCAAGACTTTCGGCAACCACACGGCACTGAAAAACCTGAACATCGATATCGCTGACGGCGAGTTTTTCGTGTTGCTCGGGCAGACCGGGGCCGGCAAGACAACGACGCTTCGCCTGATCGCCGGCCTCGAAAAGCCGACGGCAGGCCAGATCTATATCGACGGGCACGACGTCGCCGACTGGGGCGCCGCCGAGCGAGACGTAGCCCTGGTGCTCCAGCAGTACTCGCTCTACCCGCGCTATACGGTGCGGGAGAACCTGGAGTTTCCATTAAAATCCCGTATCCGCCGCATTGAGCCCCAGGAAATCAAGGAGCGCGTCGCTCGGGTTGCGAAGACCCTGCGCATCGAGCATCTCCTCGACCGCAAGACTGACCGGCTGTCGGGAGGCGAGATGCAGCGCGTATCGATCGGCCGTGCCATCGTGCGCAAGCCCCGGGTCTTCCTGATGGACGAACCGCTTTCGGCTCTCGACGCAAAACTTCGCGAAGCACTCCGCACGGAGTTGAAGAACCTGCAGATGAACCTCGGCGCGACCTTTCTCTTCGTCACCCACGACCAGATAGAAGCCATGTCGATGGGCGACAAGATCGGCGTTCTGAACAACGGCCAGTTGGTGCAGACAGGGACACCGCAGGAGATCTACCGGAACCCGGTCAACACGTTCGTAGCGCGCGCCGTCGGTTCACCGCCCATGAACCTGATCGCCGGCACGCTTGCCGGCGGCGAGGCAGTAGCCAACGAGGGGTACCGGCTGCCGCTTGGCAACGGCCACGGGTTCGCGACAGACGGTCGCCCGCTCACCTTCGGCATCCGCCCAGAGGACATCTTCCTCGACAGCGGTGCGCCGGGGGAAGCACGGGTGCACGACGTGGAAAACCATGGTGTCGAAAAGATCGTGACGCTACGCACCGGAGAGAGGTTCATCCACGCGACCGTGCCGACGCAGACGGCGCTTCGCATCGAGGATACGGTTCGTTTTTCGTGGAATCCGGAAAAGGTCGTGCTGTTTGATGCGGGAAGCGGCGTAAGCCTGCGGCATGCGGGCTGA
- a CDS encoding ABC transporter ATP-binding protein — MTQIELRAIQKYFGAVQVIKDLNLAIADNEFIVLLGQSGCGKTTTLRAVAGLETIDEGDILIDGQPVQHIKASGRDIAMVFQSFSLYPHMTVYENIAFPLRATRMSRADVDKAVREIAAVLRITGLLARKPSALSGGDMQRVAIGRALVRRPKAMLMDEPIGALDAKLREEMRAEIKRLHIKQGSTTIYVTHDQVEAMSLADRIVIMHEGILQQVGTPEEVYGQPANMFVAQFVGSPVMNMAPATVSQTGDRTSVQVSAGTTGFEFPAVLTNRLSDARAENGQLTLGVRPEGVIVSREAREGFVPVEAHIIEPLGSHDIVDLKVGQQMIRARTKSGFVPGPGQAVWARIDPAQAHFFNTATGSSLGIRL; from the coding sequence ATGACTCAGATTGAATTACGCGCCATCCAGAAATATTTCGGTGCCGTCCAGGTCATCAAAGACCTTAATCTCGCCATCGCCGACAACGAATTCATCGTGCTGCTCGGACAATCGGGCTGCGGCAAGACGACGACGCTGCGCGCCGTCGCGGGCCTGGAGACGATCGACGAAGGCGACATCCTGATCGACGGGCAGCCGGTGCAGCATATCAAGGCATCCGGCCGGGACATCGCCATGGTGTTCCAATCCTTCTCGCTCTACCCGCACATGACGGTCTACGAAAACATCGCCTTCCCGCTCCGCGCCACCCGGATGAGCCGCGCGGATGTTGATAAGGCGGTCCGCGAGATCGCCGCGGTGCTGCGCATCACCGGTCTGCTGGCCCGCAAGCCTTCAGCGCTGTCAGGGGGCGACATGCAGCGCGTGGCAATCGGCCGCGCGCTGGTGCGACGCCCAAAGGCCATGCTGATGGACGAGCCGATTGGTGCGCTGGACGCGAAGCTGCGAGAGGAGATGCGGGCAGAAATCAAGCGTCTGCATATCAAGCAGGGTTCAACCACCATCTACGTGACGCATGACCAGGTGGAGGCCATGTCGCTGGCAGACCGCATCGTCATCATGCACGAGGGCATCCTCCAGCAGGTCGGCACGCCGGAAGAGGTTTACGGGCAACCCGCCAACATGTTCGTCGCACAGTTTGTCGGAAGCCCGGTCATGAACATGGCGCCGGCGACCGTCAGCCAAACGGGCGACCGCACGAGCGTGCAGGTCAGCGCCGGGACAACGGGCTTCGAGTTCCCCGCCGTACTGACCAATCGCCTCTCTGACGCGAGGGCCGAGAACGGCCAGCTGACACTCGGAGTTCGGCCGGAGGGGGTGATCGTTTCACGAGAGGCACGTGAGGGCTTCGTGCCGGTCGAGGCGCATATTATCGAGCCGCTCGGCTCGCACGACATCGTAGACCTGAAGGTCGGCCAGCAGATGATCAGGGCACGAACCAAAAGCGGTTTCGTGCCCGGACCGGGCCAAGCCGTCTGGGCACGCATTGACCCCGCCCAGGCGCATTTCTTCAACACGGCAACCGGTTCATCGCTTGGGATCAGACTCTGA
- a CDS encoding NAD(P)-dependent oxidoreductase: MSFIFSTHPLHPAATAMLEAAGDLRVASAPDPETLLREGRGAGIIVVRAPIPPAFFEDAPALRAAIRHGAGLDMVPMEAATRAGVLVANVPAVNASTVAEHVLLVTLALLRRFRQMDRDLRQNGWAAGRAQSDAAVDLGGRTMGIVGMGNVGKAIFKIAKFGFGLEVVATSRSPENMPEGARFLAIDELVASADVLVLCCPLTPETTGLLNARRIGRMKPGAILVNVSRGPVVDDAALIEALRDGRIGGAALDVFATQPLPLDHPYFGFANVIVTPHLAGLTEESMMRMGTGAAAEALRVIKGDLPVNLRNPEVTDHYRRRFPAQRGIRVGRPAVLPRPEP, translated from the coding sequence ATGAGCTTCATCTTTTCGACACATCCATTGCACCCCGCGGCCACGGCCATGCTTGAGGCTGCAGGTGATCTGCGCGTGGCTTCCGCACCCGATCCCGAAACGCTGCTGCGAGAAGGCCGCGGCGCGGGCATTATTGTCGTGCGCGCGCCGATCCCCCCGGCCTTCTTCGAGGATGCGCCGGCGCTTCGCGCGGCGATCCGCCATGGTGCCGGCCTCGACATGGTGCCGATGGAGGCGGCGACCCGAGCCGGCGTGCTGGTCGCCAACGTGCCGGCTGTCAATGCGTCGACCGTCGCCGAGCACGTCTTGCTGGTGACATTGGCTCTGCTGAGGCGTTTCCGCCAAATGGACCGGGACCTGCGTCAGAACGGCTGGGCAGCAGGCCGCGCCCAGTCGGATGCGGCCGTCGACCTCGGCGGCCGCACTATGGGCATCGTCGGTATGGGCAATGTCGGCAAGGCGATCTTCAAGATCGCGAAGTTCGGTTTCGGCCTGGAGGTGGTCGCCACGAGCCGGTCGCCGGAAAACATGCCGGAGGGCGCGCGTTTCCTGGCAATCGATGAGCTTGTCGCGAGTGCCGACGTCCTCGTGCTCTGCTGCCCACTGACGCCGGAGACGACTGGCTTGCTCAATGCCAGGCGCATCGGCCGCATGAAGCCCGGTGCCATTCTGGTCAACGTCTCGCGCGGACCGGTGGTCGATGACGCCGCGCTGATCGAGGCGCTGCGGGACGGCCGCATCGGCGGGGCGGCGCTCGATGTCTTTGCAACGCAACCGTTGCCGCTCGATCATCCCTATTTCGGCTTTGCCAACGTCATCGTCACCCCGCATCTGGCTGGTCTGACGGAAGAGAGCATGATGCGTATGGGAACAGGCGCGGCCGCCGAAGCGCTGCGGGTCATCAAGGGCGACTTGCCGGTGAATTTACGCAATCCCGAAGTGACAGACCACTACCGTCGGCGCTTTCCGGCACAACGCGGCATCCGAGTGGGAAGGCCGGCTGTCCTGCCGCGGCCAGAGCCGTAG